In Arcanobacterium canis, the sequence GAGTTTGAGCTTCTGATGATTCTTGTGCGTAATGCCGGACGCGTTGTTTCCCGCGACGCCCTGATGGCAGAAGTTTGGGGAGACAGCGCGGATACGTCCACCAAGAAGCTTGACATGCACATCTCTTGGTTGCGTCGTAAACTCGGCGACACTCCTGCTCATCCGCACTATATTTCGACTGTCCGCGGCATGGGATTCCGGTTCGAAAATGCGTAAAATTCTGGTTCGCCAGATCACGGCTGTTGTTGCTGTGACCGTTTTGATCCTGGGCATTCCAGCCACGCTTTTCGCCTCCAGCTATCTTTCGGCCCAGCTCGTTGAAAATAACTGGCATTACCAGATGATCTGGGAAATTGGCCGACTTGTGCTGGGAATGGTTATCCTGTCGCTCCTTGCACTTGCTGTCGGGATCACGATGGCGGTGCGCCGCGCTCGCGAACTTTCTGCTCCGTTGGTGTATTTGGCGGCGAGTGCCGAACAGCTCGGCGGAGGCCATGTCCGTCCACATGTGGCGACCACGGGAATCGAAGAAATCGACTTGGTCTACCAGGAGATCGAGCGGACCTCGGATCGTCTGGCCGCTCGTCTTTGCGCAGAGCGCCAGTTTTCTGCCGACGTCGCTCATCAGCTTCGCACACCACTTTCAGCACTCTCGATGCGCCTGGAAGAAATCCAATATCTGACAGATTCCGATGAGGTGCGTGAGGAAGCGGATGCTGCACTCGGACAAATTGAACGTCTCACCGGCGTCGTCAATGAGTTGATGCGGGGAGCACAACGTGAGGTATCGACCCGCCCCACCGATGTGCGTACCATTTTCGCTCAGCAGAAAGCCGAATGGAGCTCAAAGTTTGCCGCAGAGGGGCGCACGCTGACCTTCGTCGGTGGCCAGTGTTCCGTCCTCTCGGCGCCAGGTTCGCTTTCCCAGGTGCTGGCGACTCTCATCGAAAATTCTCTCGTTCATGGTGACGGTGAAACACGCGTCAGCGCCACGCCTTCTGGACGGCATACGAATATCAAAGTCAGTGACGAAGGTGCGGGAGTTGCCCCCGAAATCGCTGACGATATCTTTGACAAAGGATATTCGGGTGCAGGATCAACTGGTATTGGCCTTGCGCTCGCGCGTGAACTGGCCCAGGCTGACGGTGGCCGGTTAACGTTGACGTCGATGGCGCCGGCTGAATTTACGATTACGCTGATGTGCGTTCCCACTTCCCTTGCGCCAGCTCAAGTTCTTCCTACCGGTTCGCTCGTCTTCGCGACTCCACGCAGGAAGCGACGCTGAGTTACTTCGTGAAAATGAAGTAACGGTAACCGATGTAGCGCAATGCAGTTCCCAGAACCAGGCCGACGCCGTTGGCAGAGATGTTATCGGCGAGCTGGCTAGTGAAACCCAGGACGTAACGAGACACCCACAAACACGCCAGAGCAATGAGCAGGCCGGCGACATTCACTGCAATAAAAGCCAGGAGTTCGCTACCAGCCTCCTTGTGTGATTTTCCTGCGAAAGTCCAGAATCGGTTGACGACCCATGAAAAAATCACCGAGATTGATACCGAAATCGTTTTGGCAATGAACTGTCCGTGTCCCGGGGTAAAGAACCATCCCGAGTAGGCAAGCACATTAAATAGCCCGACGTCCACGACATAGCTTCCGAGCCCGACAATACAAAACTGGATGAACTCAATCAGCCACTGACCAAAGGTTTGCCCGCGGAGCAACTTGGAGACGATGGGGGGATTGTTCACGATAATCGCTTACTTAAAATTCTCGGGCGTGATGCTTCCGTCGCGGACGTTGTCCCAGAATGATGGATCGTCAACGAGTTTCACAGTCGATTGAGCACCGTAATGGTAGTTTGTATCTTCGATCGGGGGAGTACCCATGTTCTTCGCGCTCGTAGCGCTTCGAAGAGCGAGGCCAGCGCGTGCAATATCAATGAGCGACGTCGATCGGTCTGCTGTCAGTACAGTGCCGACGGAATTGACCAGAGAATACTGAGTTGCCGGATTGAGGAAATTGGCTGGTGTCAGTGCCTTGGACAAAATCTTCGACACGACCTGGCGTTGGCGCATAGCACGCCCAAGATCTCCCATCGGGTCGGAATAGCGCATACGCGAGAACTTCAAAGCTGTGACGCCATCAACGTCGTGGCAGCCCGCTTCCCACGCAAGTTTCGCGTGCGAATCGTTGAACGTCTGATCCCAACACAGGTTGATTCCGCCGACGGCGTCGGTCAGGTTCTCAACACCACCCATACCGATCTCCAAGTAATGGTCAATGGTGAGGCCAGTGAGCTTCTCAACCGTCTTCACCGTCAGAGCGGCATCACCCAAGGAGAACGCTGCGTTGATCTTTCCCTTGCCGTGTCCAGGAATATCAACGAGAGAATCTCGCGGAATCGAAATCAATGACGTGTTTCCAGATTCAGGAACCTGGAGCAACATGATCGTATCCGAACGTTGGCCCTTCGTTTTCGAGGTCGGCGCGTAGTTGGCACGCGAATCGGAGCCCACGATGAGGTAGGTAGTTCCCGGTGTATCTGTGGCGCCCGAGAGCGCATCTTTCCGATTGATCTTGGCGTTACCCATGGAATACAAATATGCTCCCCAGCCAACGATGATCAGGATGAGAA encodes:
- a CDS encoding sensor histidine kinase, which encodes MRKILVRQITAVVAVTVLILGIPATLFASSYLSAQLVENNWHYQMIWEIGRLVLGMVILSLLALAVGITMAVRRARELSAPLVYLAASAEQLGGGHVRPHVATTGIEEIDLVYQEIERTSDRLAARLCAERQFSADVAHQLRTPLSALSMRLEEIQYLTDSDEVREEADAALGQIERLTGVVNELMRGAQREVSTRPTDVRTIFAQQKAEWSSKFAAEGRTLTFVGGQCSVLSAPGSLSQVLATLIENSLVHGDGETRVSATPSGRHTNIKVSDEGAGVAPEIADDIFDKGYSGAGSTGIGLALARELAQADGGRLTLTSMAPAEFTITLMCVPTSLAPAQVLPTGSLVFATPRRKRR
- a CDS encoding GtrA family protein yields the protein MNNPPIVSKLLRGQTFGQWLIEFIQFCIVGLGSYVVDVGLFNVLAYSGWFFTPGHGQFIAKTISVSISVIFSWVVNRFWTFAGKSHKEAGSELLAFIAVNVAGLLIALACLWVSRYVLGFTSQLADNISANGVGLVLGTALRYIGYRYFIFTK
- a CDS encoding LCP family protein, with amino-acid sequence MTDARDRRHHGEEPIAPRRRQPSAPRRRSAFDASDPNVTTPVRRESRQNTASESTQGRPEPTRVMRTADFRSAQVPSQPPSFAPARRTSQPVVEEYREQLPSHTAIPPRTPVPPRLSARRRRMSWRKRIGILLLVLILIIVGWGAYLYSMGNAKINRKDALSGATDTPGTTYLIVGSDSRANYAPTSKTKGQRSDTIMLLQVPESGNTSLISIPRDSLVDIPGHGKGKINAAFSLGDAALTVKTVEKLTGLTIDHYLEIGMGGVENLTDAVGGINLCWDQTFNDSHAKLAWEAGCHDVDGVTALKFSRMRYSDPMGDLGRAMRQRQVVSKILSKALTPANFLNPATQYSLVNSVGTVLTADRSTSLIDIARAGLALRSATSAKNMGTPPIEDTNYHYGAQSTVKLVDDPSFWDNVRDGSITPENFK